In bacterium, a genomic segment contains:
- a CDS encoding molybdopterin-dependent oxidoreductase yields NRGFAEADLVLEKTFTTPFVEHAYMEPEVSIALPRPDGTVEVYGSMQHPFSTRRFVAACLGLPLADVEIIGTPLGGGFGGKDDTAAIVCARTALAARLLNRPVKMVYSREWSIRESYKRHPYRVYYKMGLTRAGRITAVDCRIIADGGAYCSVTPWVTWRSTVQCCGPYVVENVHCDTFGVYTNNPVTGAMRGFGSPQMNFIIESLIEESAEQLGMSGIALRRMNMVRQGSVTITGQKLEGHTVAMEQVLDQVLKEIDYETKLARCSHGRGNEEELYGIGLAMSYRGVSLGAEGVDFCAAIVNVQADGSVLLEAGVHENGQGAETAMALILARELGIGLEKIRYRRSSTSVIPDSGTTVASRGTIMGGGAVVLAAREVKKKIAVSAAADLGCTPGEIVFASNQLSGPGGRSLPFAEVIRRMFQKQQFPYALGVYRAPQVTWDEETGQGNAYFTWVYGCQAVELTVNRKTGKVRLLNAVACHDVGKAINNTMLLGQIYGGIAMSTGYALHEDLQIAGGRIAHTNLQRYRIPRAGDLPEMTALIVENPDPVSPTGAKSIGEPANEIMAPAIANAIYNATGVRHYALPIRIAGSDAPGEAQKRGAR; encoded by the coding sequence TGAACCGCGGCTTTGCCGAGGCCGATCTGGTGCTCGAAAAAACCTTCACCACCCCGTTCGTCGAGCACGCCTACATGGAGCCCGAGGTCAGCATCGCTCTCCCCCGCCCCGACGGCACGGTTGAGGTTTACGGCAGCATGCAGCATCCCTTCAGCACGCGCCGCTTCGTCGCGGCCTGCCTCGGCCTCCCCCTCGCCGATGTCGAGATCATCGGCACGCCCCTCGGCGGCGGCTTTGGCGGCAAGGACGACACCGCGGCGATCGTCTGCGCCCGCACTGCCCTGGCGGCCCGGCTGCTCAACCGGCCGGTCAAGATGGTCTATTCCCGGGAGTGGTCGATCCGCGAGAGCTACAAGCGCCATCCCTACCGCGTCTACTACAAAATGGGGCTGACCCGCGCGGGGCGGATCACGGCAGTCGACTGCCGGATCATCGCCGACGGCGGGGCCTACTGCTCGGTCACCCCCTGGGTGACCTGGCGTTCGACGGTGCAGTGCTGCGGCCCCTATGTAGTCGAAAACGTTCACTGCGACACCTTCGGAGTTTATACCAACAATCCCGTCACCGGGGCGATGCGGGGATTCGGCTCGCCGCAGATGAATTTCATCATCGAATCGCTGATCGAGGAGTCGGCGGAGCAGCTGGGGATGTCCGGGATCGCGCTGCGGCGCATGAATATGGTGCGCCAGGGCAGCGTCACCATCACCGGTCAGAAGCTGGAGGGGCACACGGTCGCGATGGAGCAGGTGCTGGATCAGGTTCTGAAGGAGATCGATTACGAGACCAAGCTGGCGCGCTGCAGCCATGGGCGCGGCAATGAGGAGGAGCTTTACGGTATCGGGCTGGCGATGAGCTACCGCGGGGTCAGCCTCGGGGCCGAGGGGGTCGATTTCTGCGCCGCCATCGTCAATGTGCAGGCGGACGGCTCGGTGCTGCTCGAGGCGGGGGTGCACGAAAACGGCCAGGGCGCCGAGACGGCCATGGCGCTGATCCTGGCGCGCGAGCTGGGGATCGGCCTGGAGAAGATCCGTTACCGGCGCTCCTCGACCTCGGTGATCCCGGACAGCGGCACCACCGTCGCCTCGCGCGGCACGATCATGGGCGGCGGGGCCGTTGTCCTGGCGGCGCGCGAGGTGAAGAAAAAGATCGCGGTGTCGGCCGCAGCCGATCTCGGTTGCACTCCCGGGGAGATCGTCTTCGCCTCCAACCAGCTTTCCGGGCCGGGAGGCCGCTCCCTCCCCTTCGCTGAGGTGATCAGGAGGATGTTCCAGAAACAGCAGTTTCCATATGCCCTCGGGGTCTATCGTGCCCCCCAGGTGACCTGGGATGAGGAGACGGGCCAGGGCAACGCCTATTTCACCTGGGTTTACGGCTGCCAGGCGGTGGAGCTGACGGTGAACCGCAAGACCGGCAAGGTCCGGCTGCTCAATGCGGTGGCCTGCCACGATGTCGGCAAGGCGATCAACAACACCATGCTCCTCGGCCAGATCTATGGCGGCATCGCGATGAGCACCGGCTATGCCCTGCACGAGGATCTCCAGATCGCCGGGGGCAGGATCGCCCACACCAATCTGCAGCGGTACCGCATCCCGCGCGCGGGTGATCTGCCGGAGATGACGGCGTTGATCGTCGAGAATCCCGATCCGGTCTCGCCCACCGGGGCCAAGAGCATCGGAGAACCGGCCAACGAGATCATGGCCCCGGCGATCGCCAACGCGATCTATAACGCGACGGGGGTCCGTCATTATGCCCTGCCGATCCGGATCGCCGGATCGGATGCGCCCGGGGAAGCGCAGAAACGAGGTGCGCGATGA
- the ygeW gene encoding knotted carbamoyltransferase YgeW, with protein MDLIAKNVLALEKLDVHAHNRDFLLTWEKSRDEIEALLLTAEFFSEMHRQKKPFRLFDSGLAISIFRDNSTRTRFSFAAAVNALGLGLSELDEVKSQIAHGETVRETANMISFLAEAIGIRDDMFLGEGNRYMREVSAALQEGFEAGVLHQRPAVINLQCDIDHPTQTAADLLHIRNHFGSLEALRGKKIAMSWAYSPSYGKPLSVPQGIIGLLTRFGMEVTLAHPPGYDLIPEVLEIARRNSATSGGSFHRTESMAEAFAGADIVYPKSWAPYRVMEERTALLKRGDREGLKALEKECLANNARFKDWECDETKMKETKGGCALYMHCLPADISGVSCERGEVAREVFEKYRLETYREAGFKPFIIAAMIAMARIPDLPTQLARLNA; from the coding sequence ATGGATTTAATCGCAAAGAATGTACTGGCGCTCGAGAAACTTGACGTCCACGCGCATAACCGGGACTTTCTCCTCACCTGGGAAAAGAGCCGCGACGAGATCGAGGCCCTCCTGCTTACGGCAGAATTTTTTTCCGAGATGCACCGACAGAAGAAACCCTTCCGCCTCTTCGACTCCGGGCTGGCGATCTCCATCTTCCGCGACAACTCGACCCGCACCCGCTTCAGCTTCGCCGCCGCGGTCAACGCTCTGGGGCTGGGGCTCTCCGAACTCGACGAGGTCAAATCCCAGATCGCCCACGGCGAGACCGTGCGCGAGACCGCCAATATGATCTCCTTTCTCGCCGAGGCGATCGGCATCCGCGATGACATGTTCCTGGGCGAGGGCAACCGCTATATGCGCGAGGTGAGCGCCGCTCTTCAGGAGGGATTCGAGGCGGGGGTCCTGCACCAGCGCCCCGCGGTCATCAACCTCCAATGCGACATCGACCATCCCACCCAGACCGCGGCCGATCTCCTCCACATTCGGAACCACTTCGGCTCGCTCGAGGCCCTGCGCGGCAAAAAAATCGCCATGAGTTGGGCCTACTCCCCCAGCTACGGCAAGCCCCTCTCGGTGCCGCAGGGCATCATCGGTCTGCTCACCCGCTTCGGCATGGAGGTGACCCTCGCCCATCCGCCTGGGTACGATCTCATCCCCGAGGTCCTCGAGATCGCGCGCCGGAACAGCGCCACCAGCGGCGGTAGCTTCCATCGGACCGAGAGCATGGCGGAGGCCTTTGCGGGGGCCGATATCGTCTATCCCAAATCCTGGGCCCCCTACCGGGTGATGGAGGAGCGCACCGCCCTGCTCAAGCGGGGCGACCGTGAGGGGCTCAAGGCCCTCGAGAAAGAATGTCTCGCCAACAACGCGCGCTTCAAGGACTGGGAGTGCGACGAGACGAAAATGAAGGAGACGAAGGGGGGCTGCGCCCTCTACATGCACTGCCTGCCGGCGGACATCTCCGGGGTGAGCTGCGAGCGCGGCGAGGTCGCCCGCGAGGTCTTTGAAAAATACCGGCTCGAGACCTACCGTGAGGCGGGCTTCAAGCCCTTCATCATCGCCGCCATGATCGCCATGGCCCGGATCCCTGACCTGCCCACCCAACTGGCCCGACTGAACGCATAG
- a CDS encoding (2Fe-2S)-binding protein yields the protein MKLMVNGVTHEIGEGLAEKRLLDWLREELDLTGAKAGCEIGACGACTVLVDGRPLKSCTRRLKDVAGSEVLTIEGLTPPDGLLHPLQQAFLDAGAVQCGFCTPGMILAAHALLLRNPAPTRAEIRQALHGNLCRCTGYQQIIDAVELAAPFYRK from the coding sequence ATGAAGTTGATGGTGAACGGCGTGACCCATGAGATCGGCGAAGGGCTGGCCGAAAAAAGGCTGCTCGACTGGCTGCGCGAGGAACTCGATCTGACCGGGGCCAAGGCGGGCTGCGAAATCGGTGCCTGCGGGGCCTGCACGGTGTTAGTCGACGGCCGGCCGCTCAAGTCCTGCACGCGGCGGCTCAAGGATGTAGCAGGGTCGGAGGTGCTGACGATCGAGGGACTGACGCCGCCGGACGGCTTGCTGCACCCCCTTCAGCAAGCCTTTCTCGACGCCGGGGCCGTGCAGTGCGGCTTTTGCACGCCGGGGATGATCCTGGCCGCCCATGCCCTGCTGCTGCGAAATCCCGCTCCGACTCGGGCGGAGATCCGCCAGGCCCTGCATGGTAATCTCTGCCGCTGCACGGGGTATCAGCAGATCATCGATGCGGTGGAGCTGGCGGCGCCCTTTTATAGAAAATAG
- a CDS encoding pyridoxal-phosphate dependent enzyme, translating to MPQIIKELHPEIIRKTAARCKQLGITIPTFQQLRNPETLPPQITDRLQKVGLWDINPLNLYRITWKNDIRTGLFGGVNWLEIPPALSGIKARIIGLVGRYFPTGAHKVGAAFGCLVPRLVSGAFDPEKHKAVWPSTGNYCRGGAFDCALLGCTAIAILPEEMSRERFEWLREIGAEVIATPGCESNVKEIYDKCHELRQDPLNVILNQFEEFGNPIWHYSVTGPACDEVVEGLGNPALRPAAFISATGSAGTIAAGDYLKAHHPSLRVVASEALQCPTLLMNGFGGHRIEGIGDKHIPWVHNVRNTDAVAAIDDEDCMRLLRLFNEPAGQEYLAETGLEAALIERLPLLGISSIANLLAAVKTAKYFEFGEEDVILTIFTDSAEMYASRLSELAAERGFYRRDDALRDHAGPIAHQSIDYFKEVTYTDRKAIHHLKYYTWVEQQGKSSEELNAQWDPEYWRALFEDEVGYFDELIGAFNAEIGRA from the coding sequence ATGCCGCAAATCATCAAAGAGCTGCACCCCGAGATCATCCGTAAAACCGCCGCGCGCTGCAAACAGCTCGGCATCACCATTCCGACTTTTCAGCAGCTCCGGAATCCGGAGACCCTGCCGCCGCAGATCACGGATAGGCTGCAGAAGGTCGGCCTCTGGGATATCAATCCCCTCAACCTCTACCGCATCACCTGGAAAAACGACATACGCACCGGCCTCTTCGGCGGCGTAAACTGGCTCGAGATCCCTCCCGCCCTGAGCGGTATCAAGGCGCGCATCATAGGACTGGTAGGCCGGTATTTTCCGACCGGGGCGCACAAGGTCGGCGCGGCCTTCGGCTGCCTGGTGCCGAGGCTGGTCAGCGGCGCATTCGATCCGGAAAAGCACAAGGCGGTCTGGCCCTCGACGGGCAATTACTGCCGCGGCGGAGCCTTCGACTGCGCTCTGCTCGGCTGTACGGCGATCGCCATCCTCCCCGAGGAGATGTCGCGCGAACGCTTTGAATGGCTGCGCGAGATCGGCGCGGAAGTGATCGCCACACCGGGCTGCGAGTCGAACGTCAAAGAGATTTATGACAAGTGCCACGAACTGCGCCAAGACCCGCTGAATGTGATCCTCAACCAATTCGAGGAATTCGGGAATCCGATCTGGCACTACAGCGTCACCGGCCCGGCCTGCGACGAGGTGGTGGAAGGGCTGGGAAATCCGGCGCTGCGCCCCGCCGCTTTTATTTCGGCGACGGGCTCAGCCGGCACCATCGCGGCAGGGGATTATCTCAAGGCGCATCATCCCAGCCTCAGGGTGGTCGCGAGCGAGGCCCTGCAGTGCCCCACCCTGCTGATGAACGGCTTCGGCGGCCACCGTATCGAGGGCATCGGCGACAAGCACATCCCCTGGGTGCACAATGTCCGCAACACTGACGCCGTTGCCGCCATCGACGACGAGGATTGCATGCGCCTGCTGCGCCTCTTCAACGAGCCAGCGGGGCAGGAGTACCTGGCCGAAACCGGCCTCGAAGCCGCTCTGATCGAGCGACTCCCCCTGCTCGGCATCTCGAGCATCGCCAATCTGCTCGCGGCCGTCAAAACGGCGAAATACTTCGAGTTCGGCGAGGAGGATGTGATCCTCACCATCTTTACCGATTCGGCGGAGATGTACGCGTCGCGGCTGAGTGAGCTCGCCGCCGAACGCGGTTTCTATCGCCGCGACGACGCCCTGCGCGATCACGCGGGTCCGATCGCCCATCAGTCGATCGATTACTTCAAGGAGGTGACCTACACAGACCGCAAGGCGATCCACCATCTCAAGTATTACACCTGGGTGGAGCAGCAGGGCAAGAGCAGCGAGGAACTCAACGCCCAGTGGGATCCGGAGTACTGGCGGGCGCTGTTCGAGGATGAAGTGGGCTATTTCGATGAACTGATCGGGGCGTTCAATGCCGAAATCGGGAGGGCCTGA
- a CDS encoding NTP transferase domain-containing protein, whose translation MPKSGGPEPGLAAIGAVILAAGSGRRIGTPKLRLEAAGRSYLELILDRLGEAEIAPVACVVAADQSAWAGPRLAAASRMGDPRPDGAPDRPCAAEWSLLVNPHPELGMFSSVQLGVAALRSCPGLFIIPVDHPFVALPTYLQLKQAFQHHSDAVIKPAFHGRPGHPVVLPREALAQLLAAAADATLQQVLWQSGIRQFLVEAGDAGVLRNINRQGDIEG comes from the coding sequence ATGCCGAAATCGGGAGGGCCTGAGCCCGGGCTAGCAGCCATCGGCGCTGTCATCCTGGCGGCCGGCAGCGGCCGCCGCATCGGCACCCCCAAGCTACGCCTGGAAGCGGCGGGCCGGAGCTATCTGGAGCTGATCCTGGATCGGCTCGGAGAGGCGGAGATCGCACCGGTGGCCTGCGTCGTAGCCGCAGATCAATCGGCGTGGGCCGGCCCTCGTCTGGCGGCAGCAAGCCGGATGGGCGATCCCCGGCCGGATGGGGCGCCGGACAGGCCCTGCGCGGCCGAGTGGAGCCTGCTGGTCAATCCCCATCCGGAGCTGGGGATGTTCTCGTCGGTGCAGCTGGGCGTCGCAGCCTTGCGTTCGTGTCCGGGGCTCTTTATCATCCCGGTCGACCATCCCTTCGTGGCGTTGCCGACCTATCTGCAGCTCAAACAGGCTTTTCAGCATCATTCCGACGCCGTCATCAAGCCCGCTTTTCACGGCCGGCCGGGCCATCCGGTCGTTCTGCCGCGGGAGGCCCTGGCGCAGCTCCTGGCTGCTGCCGCCGATGCCACGCTGCAGCAGGTGCTGTGGCAATCGGGAATCCGCCAGTTCCTTGTCGAAGCTGGCGATGCGGGCGTTCTGCGAAATATCAATCGACAAGGCGACATCGAGGGCTAA